One stretch of Candidatus Omnitrophota bacterium DNA includes these proteins:
- a CDS encoding HypC/HybG/HupF family hydrogenase formation chaperone has protein sequence MCLGIPGKIEALLDEGELTRSGKVSFGGITKEVNLAYVPEAGVGDYVIVHVGFAISKVDEEEAMQVFEYLRQIEALGEISG, from the coding sequence ATGTGTCTAGGTATCCCAGGAAAGATTGAAGCCCTTCTCGATGAAGGGGAACTCACCCGCAGCGGTAAGGTCAGCTTCGGCGGCATTACCAAAGAGGTGAATCTGGCCTATGTGCCCGAAGCCGGGGTGGGTGATTACGTGATCGTGCACGTGGGTTTTGCCATCTCCAAGGTGGACGAGGAAGAGGCGATGCAGGTCTTTGAATACCTGCGGCAAATCGAGGCGCTCGGTGAAATATCTGGATGA
- the hypF gene encoding carbamoyltransferase HypF yields MAGGEWRKALVSLERLRVFLHGAVQGVGFRPFVYGLAQEHGLRGWVSNTPEGLCIEAEGPTPGLQSFLCDLSLKKPAHAFVLGLESSYLDPVGYEGFEIRASGKSGPKSALILPDIATCAECLKEILNPGDRRFRYPFTNCTHCGPRFSIVEALPYDRSNTTMRGFEMCDECRAEYGDPKNRRFHAQPVACPQCGPSLELWNPQGGVLAQGHEALCVAARALEKGLILALKGLGGFQLMVDAAQEEAVAQLRARKEREEKPFALMFPSMSVLREVCEVSALEERLLLSPESPIVLLEHRQSDRSVAAAVAPGNPCLGAMLPYTPLHHLLLAEAAIPVVATSGNLSDEPICIDEQDALQRLGKIADLFLVHNRPVARHVDDSIARVVLGREMLLRRARGYAPLPITVNGEAGGPALAVGAHLKNAVAFSVPAEGDRTRVFLSQHIGDLDTPRAVEAFERTSADLPAVYEVKPERIVCDKHPDYRSSQWAQACGAGVIAVQHHVAHVLSCMAENELEGPVLGVAWDGTGLGDDGTIWGGEFLRAESGGCYERVAHLRQFLLPGGEAAVREPRRSALGLLYEMFGEELVRKREPAPLREFSEAELKTLVSALKSGVNTPRTSSAGRLFDAVSALLGIRQVHAFEGQAAMELEFAAAGAKAAGSYPFPLGPASQGAPAVLDWGPALDLILRDVDNGKAFGSVARAFHEGLAQGIVSVAQFCGLGKVVLTGGCFQNRLLTELSVEALRKAGFKPYWHQRVPPNDGGLALGQITFVSRCQAPVPGTGA; encoded by the coding sequence CTGGCCGGAGGAGAGTGGCGGAAGGCTTTAGTGTCCTTAGAACGTCTGCGCGTCTTTCTTCATGGGGCGGTTCAGGGTGTCGGTTTTCGTCCTTTTGTGTACGGGCTGGCACAGGAACACGGCCTCAGGGGCTGGGTAAGCAATACACCCGAAGGCCTTTGTATTGAGGCCGAGGGCCCCACACCCGGTCTCCAATCCTTTCTCTGTGACCTTTCCCTTAAAAAACCCGCACATGCCTTTGTCCTGGGTTTGGAATCCTCCTACTTGGATCCCGTAGGTTATGAAGGATTCGAGATTCGCGCTTCCGGGAAGAGCGGTCCGAAGAGCGCCCTGATCCTGCCGGATATTGCCACCTGTGCCGAATGTCTTAAAGAAATCCTGAATCCCGGGGACCGGCGGTTCCGGTATCCTTTCACGAACTGCACGCATTGCGGGCCGCGCTTCAGTATTGTGGAAGCCCTTCCGTATGACCGGTCCAATACCACGATGCGCGGCTTTGAAATGTGTGATGAATGCCGGGCTGAGTACGGGGACCCGAAGAACCGGCGCTTCCACGCGCAGCCGGTTGCCTGTCCTCAGTGTGGCCCGTCATTGGAATTATGGAATCCGCAGGGCGGGGTTCTGGCGCAGGGACACGAGGCCCTCTGTGTGGCAGCCCGGGCCCTGGAAAAGGGCTTGATCCTGGCGCTCAAGGGCTTGGGCGGTTTTCAACTGATGGTTGATGCGGCCCAGGAAGAGGCGGTCGCGCAATTGCGCGCGCGTAAAGAGCGCGAAGAAAAACCCTTTGCACTGATGTTTCCTTCGATGTCTGTTCTGCGCGAAGTGTGTGAGGTTTCGGCTTTGGAGGAGCGTTTGCTGCTTTCACCCGAAAGCCCCATCGTGTTGCTGGAGCACCGTCAGTCAGACCGTAGTGTTGCCGCTGCTGTGGCGCCGGGCAATCCCTGTCTTGGGGCTATGCTGCCTTATACTCCTCTGCACCATTTGCTTTTGGCCGAGGCTGCTATCCCTGTGGTGGCGACCAGCGGGAATCTTTCGGATGAGCCCATTTGCATTGATGAGCAGGATGCCTTGCAGCGCCTGGGTAAGATTGCGGATCTTTTCTTGGTGCACAACCGGCCTGTTGCGCGGCATGTGGATGATTCCATCGCGCGTGTGGTTCTGGGGCGGGAAATGCTTTTGCGCCGGGCGCGCGGCTATGCGCCCTTGCCCATTACGGTGAATGGTGAGGCTGGCGGGCCTGCCTTGGCCGTGGGCGCGCACCTCAAGAATGCGGTGGCCTTTTCCGTTCCGGCCGAAGGGGATAGGACCCGGGTCTTTCTGAGCCAGCACATCGGAGACTTGGATACGCCCCGTGCCGTCGAGGCCTTTGAGAGGACATCCGCTGACTTGCCTGCGGTCTATGAGGTGAAGCCGGAGCGTATTGTGTGCGACAAGCATCCGGATTACCGGTCCTCACAATGGGCTCAAGCGTGCGGTGCGGGAGTGATTGCAGTGCAACACCACGTGGCGCACGTGCTTTCCTGCATGGCCGAAAACGAACTCGAGGGTCCGGTTCTGGGCGTAGCTTGGGACGGCACAGGTCTGGGAGACGACGGCACAATTTGGGGCGGAGAGTTTTTGCGCGCAGAGAGTGGAGGCTGTTATGAGCGCGTGGCGCATTTGCGGCAGTTCCTTTTGCCCGGAGGGGAGGCGGCTGTGCGTGAACCCCGGCGCTCTGCCCTGGGTCTTCTGTATGAAATGTTCGGGGAGGAGCTTGTGCGGAAAAGGGAGCCGGCCCCGCTCCGGGAGTTTTCCGAGGCAGAGCTCAAGACCCTGGTCTCGGCCCTGAAATCGGGTGTGAATACCCCGCGCACCTCGAGTGCAGGCCGGCTTTTTGACGCGGTCTCTGCCTTGCTCGGGATCCGCCAGGTGCATGCCTTTGAAGGGCAGGCGGCCATGGAGCTGGAGTTTGCCGCAGCCGGGGCAAAGGCTGCGGGAAGCTATCCCTTTCCCTTGGGGCCCGCATCGCAGGGGGCTCCCGCAGTGCTCGATTGGGGGCCTGCCCTTGATCTGATACTGCGGGATGTGGACAATGGGAAGGCGTTTGGATCCGTGGCCCGGGCCTTTCACGAGGGCTTGGCCCAGGGGATTGTGAGTGTGGCGCAGTTCTGCGGGCTGGGAAAAGTGGTCCTCACGGGCGGTTGCTTCCAGAACCGCTTGCTCACCGAGCTCAGCGTAGAGGCCTTGAGGAAAGCCGGGTTCAAGCCCTATTGGCACCAGCGTGTGCCTCCCAATGACGGAGGCCTCGCCCTCGGCCAGATAACCTTTGTTTCACGGTGCCAGGCACCGGTGCCAGGCACCGGTGCCTGA